A genome region from Bombus terrestris chromosome 10, iyBomTerr1.2, whole genome shotgun sequence includes the following:
- the LOC100651648 gene encoding probable 2-oxoglutarate dehydrogenase E1 component DHKTD1, mitochondrial isoform X4 translates to MLKSQTFDQFLAIKFVNFKRYSGEGAESMMAFYYEFFKLCANDDLKYIVICMAHRGRLNFLTGMLNFPPEKLFRQLRGYSEFPDNVNATGDVISHFISSTNLDINRKSLHVTVLRNPSHLEAVNPVSMGKTRGMMQANKDGAYSEDANAQWSDKVLNIQVHGDAAYAAQGVDQECLALSAVPHFEIGGTVHLMINNQLGFTTPASRGRSSRYCTDLAKMISAPVIHVNGDDPEMVIRAARIAFKYQRKFRKDIFLDLNCFRRWGHNELDDPVFTNPVIYKIIHSRPSVPDRYLDKLVKNNVLPMEKVKNIIEDHKAKLNQGLNEADNYVPQPTYFAGLWSEIQQADASVTQWDTGVDLSLLRFIAEKSVHIDDDSIIHPKLLKSHVQSRLNKIASGKHLNWATAEALAIGTLLYQGYNVRVSGQDIGRGTFSHRHAMLVDQSTGDIHIPLNSMIEGQTGKLELANSILSEEAVLGYEYGMSIAMPTTLTIWEAQFGDFFNGAQIMIDTFITSGEAKWMLSSGLTILLPHGYDGAGPEHSSSRLERFLQLTDSNEDKPDGDNVNICVTNPTTPAQYFHLLRRQMVRNFRKPLIIMAPKILLRHIAATSPITDMQPQTRFKTVIGDEKVEESKVTKVILVSGKHYYALDNFRESTNQKNVAIIRVESLCPFPVQELLQEIDRYKYAKTFIWSQEEPQNMGAWNFVKPRFENLCGRLIKYSGRKPMAATAVGAGKLHQQEAQEVTVKPFNMK, encoded by the exons ATGTTAAAGAGCCAAACTTTCGATCAATTTTTGGCCATCAAATTCGTAAACTTTAAGAGGTACAGTGGCGAGGGCGCTGAGAGCATGATGGCCTTCTactatgaattttttaaactatgTGCCAatg ATGATTTAAAATACATTGTAATTTGCATGGCTCATCGAGGTCGACTAAATTTTCTTACGGGGATGTTGAATTTCCCACCGGAAAAATTATTTCGACAGCTACGAGGATACTCTGAATTTCCGGATAACGTGAACGCAACTGGTGACGTGATCAGTCATTTTATATCTTCCACAAACCTCGACATTAATCGGAAAAGTCTCcatgttacggtattacgaaacCCTTCACATTTGGAAGCTGTAAATCCTGTTTCCATGGGAAAAACTCGAGGAATGATGCAAGCAAATAAAGACGGAGCATATAGTGAAGATGCGAATGCTCAATGGAGCGATAAAGTGTTAAATATTCAA GTTCACGGAGATGCAGCTTATGCTGCTCAAGGAGTTGACCAAGAATGTTTAGCATTATCCGCAGTTCCTCACTTTGAAATAGGTGGAACAGTTCACTTGATGATCAATAATCAATTAGGTTTCACAACTCCAGCTTCCAGAGGTAGATCGTCGAGATACTGCACGGATTTAGCCAAAATGATCTCCGCTCCAGTGATCCATGTAAACGGAGATGATCCTGAA ATGGTTATCCGAGCTGCTAGAATAGCGTTCAAGTATCAACGAAAATTTAGGAAGGATATTTTCCTGGATCTGAATTGCTTCAGGAGATGGGGTCATAATGAACTAGACGATCCGGTTTTTACAAATCccgttatttataaaattatacatagcCGCCC ATCAGTACCAGATCGATATTTAGACAAACTAGTAAAGAACAATGTTCTTCCAATGGAAAAAGTCAAAAATATCATCGAAGATCACAAGGCCAAATTGAATCAAGGTTTGAATGAAGCGGATAATTACGTCCCACAACCTACGTATTTTGCAGGCTTGTGGAGCGAAATACAGCAGGCTGATGCGAGCGTGACACAGTGGGACACAGGAGTTGATTTAAGCCTATTGAGGTTCATTGCCGAAAAGAGCGTTCACATTGACGATGACTCG ATAATTCATcccaaattattaaaaagtcaCGTTCAATCTCGATTAAACAAAATAGCGAGTGGTAAACATTTGAATTGGGCTACTGCCGAAGCTTTGGCAATTGGAACTTTATTGTATCAAGGGTATAATGTAAGAGTAAGCGGGCAAGACATTGGTCGTGGTACCTTTTCCCATAGACATGCTATGCTTGTTGATCAATCCACTGGAG ATATACATATTCCACTAAATTCAATGATCGAGGGACAAACAGGAAAATTAGAGTTAGCTAATAGTATTCTGTCTGAAGAAGCGGTCTTAGGATACGAGTATGGCATGAGTATAGCTATGCCAACTACCTTAACGATATGGGAGGCACAATTTGGAGATTTTTTTAATGGAGCACAGATCATGATCGATACTTTTATAACCAGTGGTGAGGCAAAATGGATGCTAAGTAGCGGATTAACGATACTTTTGCCACATGGTTACGACGGCGCTGGTCCTGAACACAGTTCCTCCAGACTTGAAAGGTTTTTACAACTTACGGACAGTAACGAAGATAAACCTGATGGTGATAATGTTAACATATGTGTGACAAACCCTACGACACCGGCTCAATACTTTCATTTATTAAGGAGACAA ATGGTAAGAAATTTTCGAAAACCTTTAATAATAATGGCTCCGAAAATATTGCTACGCCATATCGCAGCAACCTCGCCCATAACAGATATGCAACCACAGACTAGATTTAAGACCGTTATAG gaGATGAAAAGGTAGAAGAATCAAAAGTGACTAAAGTGATCCTTGTGAGCGGTAAACACTATTATGCTCTTGATAACTTTAGAGAAAGCACAAATCAAAAGAATGTAGCAATTATTAGAGTCGAGAGTTTATGTCCCTTTCCAGTTCAAGAATTATTGCAAGAGATCGATAGATATAAATACGCCAAGA CTTTCATATGGAGTCAAGAAGAACCGCAAAATATGGGAGCGTGGAATTTTGTCAAGCCTCGATTCGAAAATTTATGTGGCAGACTA ATAAAATACAGCGGTCGTAAACCCATGGCTGCAACAGCTGTAGGTGCGGGAAAGTTACATCAGCAGGAAGCTCAGGAAGTAACCGTGAAACCCTTTAATATGAAATGa
- the LOC100651648 gene encoding probable 2-oxoglutarate dehydrogenase E1 component DHKTD1, mitochondrial isoform X2, translating to MHASVRTFCKTKQPRFQWADKHPAVRSINCRLKICTRLYHSENGVYGYRPRPQRHFEVPNEYLEIRSKNSNFYRLISAYREYGHKQAEINPVASKKPAPLAELKLERFGLSLDDKVPFRGILSMGKDEGTVEEALKFLNETYTGHIGVEFSYLETEEEREWFAETVEKSSREPVTDETRIGIATEMLKSQTFDQFLAIKFVNFKRYSGEGAESMMAFYYEFFKLCANDDLKYIVICMAHRGRLNFLTGMLNFPPEKLFRQLRGYSEFPDNVNATGDVISHFISSTNLDINRKSLHVTVLRNPSHLEAVNPVSMGKTRGMMQANKDGAYSEDANAQWSDKVLNIQVHGDAAYAAQGVDQECLALSAVPHFEIGGTVHLMINNQLGFTTPASRGRSSRYCTDLAKMISAPVIHVNGDDPEMVIRAARIAFKYQRKFRKDIFLDLNCFRRWGHNELDDPVFTNPVIYKIIHSRPSVPDRYLDKLVKNNVLPMEKVKNIIEDHKAKLNQGLNEADNYVPQPTYFAGLWSEIQQADASVTQWDTGVDLSLLRFIAEKSVHIDDDSIIHPKLLKSHVQSRLNKIASGKHLNWATAEALAIGTLLYQGYNVRVSGQDIGRGTFSHRHAMLVDQSTGDIHIPLNSMIEGQTGKLELANSILSEEAVLGYEYGMSIAMPTTLTIWEAQFGDFFNGAQIMIDTFITSGEAKWMLSSGLTILLPHGYDGAGPEHSSSRLERFLQLTDSNEDKPDGDNVNICVTNPTTPAQYFHLLRRQMVRNFRKPLIIMAPKILLRHIAATSPITDMQPQTRFKTVIAFIWSQEEPQNMGAWNFVKPRFENLCGRLIKYSGRKPMAATAVGAGKLHQQEAQEVTVKPFNMK from the exons ATGCACGCATCTGTTCGAACATTCTGTAAAACCAAACAACCACGCTTTCAATGGGCAGACAAACATCCGGCTGTGAGGTCTATAAATTGCCGATTAAAAATCTGTACGCGACTCTATCACAGTGAAAATGGCGTCTATGGGTACAGACCAAGGCCACAAAGACACTTTGAAG TACCAAACGAGTACCTGGAAATACGATCGAAGAACAGCAACTTCTATAGACTAATTAGCGCCTATAGAGAATATGGTCATAAACAGGCTGAGATAAATCCTGTTGCGTCAAAAAAACCAGCGCCATTGGCAGAGTTGAAACTAGAGAGATTCGGTTTAAGTTTGGATGATAAAGTTCCATTCAGGGGGATTTTATCAATGGGGAAAGACGAAGGAACAGTAGAAGAggctttaaaatttttaaacgagACATACACTGGCCATATAGGAGTAGAATTTAGCTACTTGGAG ACTGAGGAGGAAAGAGAATGGTTCGCGGAGACCGTAGAAAAAAGTTCAAGGGAACCCGTGACGGACGAAACACGAATCGGCATCGCAACGGAAATGTTAAAGAGCCAAACTTTCGATCAATTTTTGGCCATCAAATTCGTAAACTTTAAGAGGTACAGTGGCGAGGGCGCTGAGAGCATGATGGCCTTCTactatgaattttttaaactatgTGCCAatg ATGATTTAAAATACATTGTAATTTGCATGGCTCATCGAGGTCGACTAAATTTTCTTACGGGGATGTTGAATTTCCCACCGGAAAAATTATTTCGACAGCTACGAGGATACTCTGAATTTCCGGATAACGTGAACGCAACTGGTGACGTGATCAGTCATTTTATATCTTCCACAAACCTCGACATTAATCGGAAAAGTCTCcatgttacggtattacgaaacCCTTCACATTTGGAAGCTGTAAATCCTGTTTCCATGGGAAAAACTCGAGGAATGATGCAAGCAAATAAAGACGGAGCATATAGTGAAGATGCGAATGCTCAATGGAGCGATAAAGTGTTAAATATTCAA GTTCACGGAGATGCAGCTTATGCTGCTCAAGGAGTTGACCAAGAATGTTTAGCATTATCCGCAGTTCCTCACTTTGAAATAGGTGGAACAGTTCACTTGATGATCAATAATCAATTAGGTTTCACAACTCCAGCTTCCAGAGGTAGATCGTCGAGATACTGCACGGATTTAGCCAAAATGATCTCCGCTCCAGTGATCCATGTAAACGGAGATGATCCTGAA ATGGTTATCCGAGCTGCTAGAATAGCGTTCAAGTATCAACGAAAATTTAGGAAGGATATTTTCCTGGATCTGAATTGCTTCAGGAGATGGGGTCATAATGAACTAGACGATCCGGTTTTTACAAATCccgttatttataaaattatacatagcCGCCC ATCAGTACCAGATCGATATTTAGACAAACTAGTAAAGAACAATGTTCTTCCAATGGAAAAAGTCAAAAATATCATCGAAGATCACAAGGCCAAATTGAATCAAGGTTTGAATGAAGCGGATAATTACGTCCCACAACCTACGTATTTTGCAGGCTTGTGGAGCGAAATACAGCAGGCTGATGCGAGCGTGACACAGTGGGACACAGGAGTTGATTTAAGCCTATTGAGGTTCATTGCCGAAAAGAGCGTTCACATTGACGATGACTCG ATAATTCATcccaaattattaaaaagtcaCGTTCAATCTCGATTAAACAAAATAGCGAGTGGTAAACATTTGAATTGGGCTACTGCCGAAGCTTTGGCAATTGGAACTTTATTGTATCAAGGGTATAATGTAAGAGTAAGCGGGCAAGACATTGGTCGTGGTACCTTTTCCCATAGACATGCTATGCTTGTTGATCAATCCACTGGAG ATATACATATTCCACTAAATTCAATGATCGAGGGACAAACAGGAAAATTAGAGTTAGCTAATAGTATTCTGTCTGAAGAAGCGGTCTTAGGATACGAGTATGGCATGAGTATAGCTATGCCAACTACCTTAACGATATGGGAGGCACAATTTGGAGATTTTTTTAATGGAGCACAGATCATGATCGATACTTTTATAACCAGTGGTGAGGCAAAATGGATGCTAAGTAGCGGATTAACGATACTTTTGCCACATGGTTACGACGGCGCTGGTCCTGAACACAGTTCCTCCAGACTTGAAAGGTTTTTACAACTTACGGACAGTAACGAAGATAAACCTGATGGTGATAATGTTAACATATGTGTGACAAACCCTACGACACCGGCTCAATACTTTCATTTATTAAGGAGACAA ATGGTAAGAAATTTTCGAAAACCTTTAATAATAATGGCTCCGAAAATATTGCTACGCCATATCGCAGCAACCTCGCCCATAACAGATATGCAACCACAGACTAGATTTAAGACCGTTATAG CTTTCATATGGAGTCAAGAAGAACCGCAAAATATGGGAGCGTGGAATTTTGTCAAGCCTCGATTCGAAAATTTATGTGGCAGACTA ATAAAATACAGCGGTCGTAAACCCATGGCTGCAACAGCTGTAGGTGCGGGAAAGTTACATCAGCAGGAAGCTCAGGAAGTAACCGTGAAACCCTTTAATATGAAATGa
- the LOC100651648 gene encoding probable 2-oxoglutarate dehydrogenase E1 component DHKTD1, mitochondrial isoform X1: MHASVRTFCKTKQPRFQWADKHPAVRSINCRLKICTRLYHSENGVYGYRPRPQRHFEVPNEYLEIRSKNSNFYRLISAYREYGHKQAEINPVASKKPAPLAELKLERFGLSLDDKVPFRGILSMGKDEGTVEEALKFLNETYTGHIGVEFSYLETEEEREWFAETVEKSSREPVTDETRIGIATEMLKSQTFDQFLAIKFVNFKRYSGEGAESMMAFYYEFFKLCANDDLKYIVICMAHRGRLNFLTGMLNFPPEKLFRQLRGYSEFPDNVNATGDVISHFISSTNLDINRKSLHVTVLRNPSHLEAVNPVSMGKTRGMMQANKDGAYSEDANAQWSDKVLNIQVHGDAAYAAQGVDQECLALSAVPHFEIGGTVHLMINNQLGFTTPASRGRSSRYCTDLAKMISAPVIHVNGDDPEMVIRAARIAFKYQRKFRKDIFLDLNCFRRWGHNELDDPVFTNPVIYKIIHSRPSVPDRYLDKLVKNNVLPMEKVKNIIEDHKAKLNQGLNEADNYVPQPTYFAGLWSEIQQADASVTQWDTGVDLSLLRFIAEKSVHIDDDSIIHPKLLKSHVQSRLNKIASGKHLNWATAEALAIGTLLYQGYNVRVSGQDIGRGTFSHRHAMLVDQSTGDIHIPLNSMIEGQTGKLELANSILSEEAVLGYEYGMSIAMPTTLTIWEAQFGDFFNGAQIMIDTFITSGEAKWMLSSGLTILLPHGYDGAGPEHSSSRLERFLQLTDSNEDKPDGDNVNICVTNPTTPAQYFHLLRRQMVRNFRKPLIIMAPKILLRHIAATSPITDMQPQTRFKTVIGDEKVEESKVTKVILVSGKHYYALDNFRESTNQKNVAIIRVESLCPFPVQELLQEIDRYKYAKTFIWSQEEPQNMGAWNFVKPRFENLCGRLIKYSGRKPMAATAVGAGKLHQQEAQEVTVKPFNMK; encoded by the exons ATGCACGCATCTGTTCGAACATTCTGTAAAACCAAACAACCACGCTTTCAATGGGCAGACAAACATCCGGCTGTGAGGTCTATAAATTGCCGATTAAAAATCTGTACGCGACTCTATCACAGTGAAAATGGCGTCTATGGGTACAGACCAAGGCCACAAAGACACTTTGAAG TACCAAACGAGTACCTGGAAATACGATCGAAGAACAGCAACTTCTATAGACTAATTAGCGCCTATAGAGAATATGGTCATAAACAGGCTGAGATAAATCCTGTTGCGTCAAAAAAACCAGCGCCATTGGCAGAGTTGAAACTAGAGAGATTCGGTTTAAGTTTGGATGATAAAGTTCCATTCAGGGGGATTTTATCAATGGGGAAAGACGAAGGAACAGTAGAAGAggctttaaaatttttaaacgagACATACACTGGCCATATAGGAGTAGAATTTAGCTACTTGGAG ACTGAGGAGGAAAGAGAATGGTTCGCGGAGACCGTAGAAAAAAGTTCAAGGGAACCCGTGACGGACGAAACACGAATCGGCATCGCAACGGAAATGTTAAAGAGCCAAACTTTCGATCAATTTTTGGCCATCAAATTCGTAAACTTTAAGAGGTACAGTGGCGAGGGCGCTGAGAGCATGATGGCCTTCTactatgaattttttaaactatgTGCCAatg ATGATTTAAAATACATTGTAATTTGCATGGCTCATCGAGGTCGACTAAATTTTCTTACGGGGATGTTGAATTTCCCACCGGAAAAATTATTTCGACAGCTACGAGGATACTCTGAATTTCCGGATAACGTGAACGCAACTGGTGACGTGATCAGTCATTTTATATCTTCCACAAACCTCGACATTAATCGGAAAAGTCTCcatgttacggtattacgaaacCCTTCACATTTGGAAGCTGTAAATCCTGTTTCCATGGGAAAAACTCGAGGAATGATGCAAGCAAATAAAGACGGAGCATATAGTGAAGATGCGAATGCTCAATGGAGCGATAAAGTGTTAAATATTCAA GTTCACGGAGATGCAGCTTATGCTGCTCAAGGAGTTGACCAAGAATGTTTAGCATTATCCGCAGTTCCTCACTTTGAAATAGGTGGAACAGTTCACTTGATGATCAATAATCAATTAGGTTTCACAACTCCAGCTTCCAGAGGTAGATCGTCGAGATACTGCACGGATTTAGCCAAAATGATCTCCGCTCCAGTGATCCATGTAAACGGAGATGATCCTGAA ATGGTTATCCGAGCTGCTAGAATAGCGTTCAAGTATCAACGAAAATTTAGGAAGGATATTTTCCTGGATCTGAATTGCTTCAGGAGATGGGGTCATAATGAACTAGACGATCCGGTTTTTACAAATCccgttatttataaaattatacatagcCGCCC ATCAGTACCAGATCGATATTTAGACAAACTAGTAAAGAACAATGTTCTTCCAATGGAAAAAGTCAAAAATATCATCGAAGATCACAAGGCCAAATTGAATCAAGGTTTGAATGAAGCGGATAATTACGTCCCACAACCTACGTATTTTGCAGGCTTGTGGAGCGAAATACAGCAGGCTGATGCGAGCGTGACACAGTGGGACACAGGAGTTGATTTAAGCCTATTGAGGTTCATTGCCGAAAAGAGCGTTCACATTGACGATGACTCG ATAATTCATcccaaattattaaaaagtcaCGTTCAATCTCGATTAAACAAAATAGCGAGTGGTAAACATTTGAATTGGGCTACTGCCGAAGCTTTGGCAATTGGAACTTTATTGTATCAAGGGTATAATGTAAGAGTAAGCGGGCAAGACATTGGTCGTGGTACCTTTTCCCATAGACATGCTATGCTTGTTGATCAATCCACTGGAG ATATACATATTCCACTAAATTCAATGATCGAGGGACAAACAGGAAAATTAGAGTTAGCTAATAGTATTCTGTCTGAAGAAGCGGTCTTAGGATACGAGTATGGCATGAGTATAGCTATGCCAACTACCTTAACGATATGGGAGGCACAATTTGGAGATTTTTTTAATGGAGCACAGATCATGATCGATACTTTTATAACCAGTGGTGAGGCAAAATGGATGCTAAGTAGCGGATTAACGATACTTTTGCCACATGGTTACGACGGCGCTGGTCCTGAACACAGTTCCTCCAGACTTGAAAGGTTTTTACAACTTACGGACAGTAACGAAGATAAACCTGATGGTGATAATGTTAACATATGTGTGACAAACCCTACGACACCGGCTCAATACTTTCATTTATTAAGGAGACAA ATGGTAAGAAATTTTCGAAAACCTTTAATAATAATGGCTCCGAAAATATTGCTACGCCATATCGCAGCAACCTCGCCCATAACAGATATGCAACCACAGACTAGATTTAAGACCGTTATAG gaGATGAAAAGGTAGAAGAATCAAAAGTGACTAAAGTGATCCTTGTGAGCGGTAAACACTATTATGCTCTTGATAACTTTAGAGAAAGCACAAATCAAAAGAATGTAGCAATTATTAGAGTCGAGAGTTTATGTCCCTTTCCAGTTCAAGAATTATTGCAAGAGATCGATAGATATAAATACGCCAAGA CTTTCATATGGAGTCAAGAAGAACCGCAAAATATGGGAGCGTGGAATTTTGTCAAGCCTCGATTCGAAAATTTATGTGGCAGACTA ATAAAATACAGCGGTCGTAAACCCATGGCTGCAACAGCTGTAGGTGCGGGAAAGTTACATCAGCAGGAAGCTCAGGAAGTAACCGTGAAACCCTTTAATATGAAATGa
- the LOC100651648 gene encoding probable 2-oxoglutarate dehydrogenase E1 component DHKTD1, mitochondrial isoform X3 → MHASVRTFCKTKQPRFQWADKHPAVRSINCRLKICTRLYHSENGVYGYRPRPQRHFEVPNEYLEIRSKNSNFYRLISAYREYGHKQAEINPVASKKPAPLAELKLERFGLSLDDKVPFRGILSMGKDEGTVEEALKFLNETYTGHIGVEFSYLETEEEREWFAETVEKSSREPVTDETRIGIATEMLKSQTFDQFLAIKFVNFKRYSGEGAESMMAFYYEFFKLCANDDLKYIVICMAHRGRLNFLTGMLNFPPEKLFRQLRGYSEFPDNVNATGDVISHFISSTNLDINRKSLHVTVLRNPSHLEAVNPVSMGKTRGMMQANKDGAYSEDANAQWSDKVLNIQVHGDAAYAAQGVDQECLALSAVPHFEIGGTVHLMINNQLGFTTPASRGRSSRYCTDLAKMISAPVIHVNGDDPEMVIRAARIAFKYQRKFRKDIFLDLNCFRRWGHNELDDPVFTNPVIYKIIHSRPSVPDRYLDKLVKNNVLPMEKVKNIIEDHKAKLNQGLNEADNYVPQPTYFAGLWSEIQQADASVTQWDTGVDLSLLRFIAEKSVHIDDDSIIHPKLLKSHVQSRLNKIASGKHLNWATAEALAIGTLLYQGYNVRVSGQDIGRGTFSHRHAMLVDQSTGDIHIPLNSMIEGQTGKLELANSILSEEAVLGYEYGMSIAMPTTLTIWEAQFGDFFNGAQIMIDTFITSGEAKWMLSSGLTILLPHGYDGAGPEHSSSRLERFLQLTDSNEDKPDGDNVNICVTNPTTPAQYFHLLRRQMLSYGVKKNRKIWERGILSSLDSKIYVAD, encoded by the exons ATGCACGCATCTGTTCGAACATTCTGTAAAACCAAACAACCACGCTTTCAATGGGCAGACAAACATCCGGCTGTGAGGTCTATAAATTGCCGATTAAAAATCTGTACGCGACTCTATCACAGTGAAAATGGCGTCTATGGGTACAGACCAAGGCCACAAAGACACTTTGAAG TACCAAACGAGTACCTGGAAATACGATCGAAGAACAGCAACTTCTATAGACTAATTAGCGCCTATAGAGAATATGGTCATAAACAGGCTGAGATAAATCCTGTTGCGTCAAAAAAACCAGCGCCATTGGCAGAGTTGAAACTAGAGAGATTCGGTTTAAGTTTGGATGATAAAGTTCCATTCAGGGGGATTTTATCAATGGGGAAAGACGAAGGAACAGTAGAAGAggctttaaaatttttaaacgagACATACACTGGCCATATAGGAGTAGAATTTAGCTACTTGGAG ACTGAGGAGGAAAGAGAATGGTTCGCGGAGACCGTAGAAAAAAGTTCAAGGGAACCCGTGACGGACGAAACACGAATCGGCATCGCAACGGAAATGTTAAAGAGCCAAACTTTCGATCAATTTTTGGCCATCAAATTCGTAAACTTTAAGAGGTACAGTGGCGAGGGCGCTGAGAGCATGATGGCCTTCTactatgaattttttaaactatgTGCCAatg ATGATTTAAAATACATTGTAATTTGCATGGCTCATCGAGGTCGACTAAATTTTCTTACGGGGATGTTGAATTTCCCACCGGAAAAATTATTTCGACAGCTACGAGGATACTCTGAATTTCCGGATAACGTGAACGCAACTGGTGACGTGATCAGTCATTTTATATCTTCCACAAACCTCGACATTAATCGGAAAAGTCTCcatgttacggtattacgaaacCCTTCACATTTGGAAGCTGTAAATCCTGTTTCCATGGGAAAAACTCGAGGAATGATGCAAGCAAATAAAGACGGAGCATATAGTGAAGATGCGAATGCTCAATGGAGCGATAAAGTGTTAAATATTCAA GTTCACGGAGATGCAGCTTATGCTGCTCAAGGAGTTGACCAAGAATGTTTAGCATTATCCGCAGTTCCTCACTTTGAAATAGGTGGAACAGTTCACTTGATGATCAATAATCAATTAGGTTTCACAACTCCAGCTTCCAGAGGTAGATCGTCGAGATACTGCACGGATTTAGCCAAAATGATCTCCGCTCCAGTGATCCATGTAAACGGAGATGATCCTGAA ATGGTTATCCGAGCTGCTAGAATAGCGTTCAAGTATCAACGAAAATTTAGGAAGGATATTTTCCTGGATCTGAATTGCTTCAGGAGATGGGGTCATAATGAACTAGACGATCCGGTTTTTACAAATCccgttatttataaaattatacatagcCGCCC ATCAGTACCAGATCGATATTTAGACAAACTAGTAAAGAACAATGTTCTTCCAATGGAAAAAGTCAAAAATATCATCGAAGATCACAAGGCCAAATTGAATCAAGGTTTGAATGAAGCGGATAATTACGTCCCACAACCTACGTATTTTGCAGGCTTGTGGAGCGAAATACAGCAGGCTGATGCGAGCGTGACACAGTGGGACACAGGAGTTGATTTAAGCCTATTGAGGTTCATTGCCGAAAAGAGCGTTCACATTGACGATGACTCG ATAATTCATcccaaattattaaaaagtcaCGTTCAATCTCGATTAAACAAAATAGCGAGTGGTAAACATTTGAATTGGGCTACTGCCGAAGCTTTGGCAATTGGAACTTTATTGTATCAAGGGTATAATGTAAGAGTAAGCGGGCAAGACATTGGTCGTGGTACCTTTTCCCATAGACATGCTATGCTTGTTGATCAATCCACTGGAG ATATACATATTCCACTAAATTCAATGATCGAGGGACAAACAGGAAAATTAGAGTTAGCTAATAGTATTCTGTCTGAAGAAGCGGTCTTAGGATACGAGTATGGCATGAGTATAGCTATGCCAACTACCTTAACGATATGGGAGGCACAATTTGGAGATTTTTTTAATGGAGCACAGATCATGATCGATACTTTTATAACCAGTGGTGAGGCAAAATGGATGCTAAGTAGCGGATTAACGATACTTTTGCCACATGGTTACGACGGCGCTGGTCCTGAACACAGTTCCTCCAGACTTGAAAGGTTTTTACAACTTACGGACAGTAACGAAGATAAACCTGATGGTGATAATGTTAACATATGTGTGACAAACCCTACGACACCGGCTCAATACTTTCATTTATTAAGGAGACAA ATG CTTTCATATGGAGTCAAGAAGAACCGCAAAATATGGGAGCGTGGAATTTTGTCAAGCCTCGATTCGAAAATTTATGTGGCAGACTA A